From a region of the Etheostoma cragini isolate CJK2018 chromosome 20, CSU_Ecrag_1.0, whole genome shotgun sequence genome:
- the ppp2r5ca gene encoding serine/threonine-protein phosphatase 2A 56 kDa regulatory subunit gamma isoform isoform X5 produces MLTCNKSGDRMVVDAPNSNGPFQPVALMHFRDVAPAEQEKLFIQKLRQCCVLFDFLSDPLSDLKWKEVKRAALSEMVEYITHNRNVITEPIYPEVVHMFAVNMFRTLPPSSNPTGAEFDPEEDEPTLEAAWPHLQLVYEFFLRFLESPDFQPNIAKKYIDQKFVMQLLDLFDSEDPRERDFLKTTLHRIYGKFLGLRAYIRKQINNIFYRFIYETEHHNGIAELLEILGSIINGFALPLKEEHKIFLLKVLLPLHKVKSLSVYHPQLAYCVVQFLEKDSTLTEPVVMALLKYWPKTHSPKEVMFLNELEEILDVIEPSEFVKVQEPLFRQLAKCVSSPHFQVAERALYYWNNEYIMSLISDNAAKILPIMFPALYRNSKTHWNKTIHGLIYNALKLFMEMNQKLFDDCTQQFRAEKNKEKAKSKEREEAWIKIENLAKSNPQLQQDQRKERPMVRRKSELPQDIYTTKALESHRRAENMLTTHDGL; encoded by the exons ATGTTGACATGCAATAAATCTGGAGACAGGATGGTTGTGGATGCACCTAATTCCAATGGGCCTTTTCAGCCGGTGGCTCTTATGCACTTCAGAG ATGTGGCCCCCGCAGAGCAGGAGAAGCTCTTCATCCAGAAGCTTCGCCAGTGCTGCGTTCTTTTTGACTTCCTGTCCGACCCGCTGAGCGACCTGAAATGGAAGGAAGTGAAGCGCGCGGCGCTGAGCGAAATGGTGGAGTACATCACCCACAACAGGAATGTCATCACAGAGCCCATCTACCCAGAGGTGGTGCACATG TTTGCAGTAAATATGTTCAGAACATTGCCTCCATCGTCCAACCCCACCGGAGCGGAGTTTGATCCAGAGGAAGACGAGCCAACACTTGAAGCTGCATGGCCACACCTCCAG CTCGTCTATGAATTTTTCCTTAGGTTTTTAGAATCGCCCGACTTTCAACCTAACATAGCAAAGAAATACATCGACCAGAAATTTGTTATGCAG CTCCTAGACCTATTTGACAGTGAGGatcccagagagagagacttcctcAAAACTACCCTCCACAGGATCTATGGAAAGTTCCTGGGGCTGAGAGCGTACATCAGAAAACAGATCAATAACATTTTCTATAG GTTTATCTATGAGACAGAGCACCATAATGGTATAGCTGAACTACTGGAAATACTTGGAAG CATAATCAATGGATTTGCCTTACCACTTAAAGAAGAGCACAAGATTTTTCTGTTGAAGGTTTTATTGCCTCTGCACAAAGTCAAATCACTCAGTGTCTACCATCCACAG CTGGCCTACTGCGTGGTGCAGTTTTTGGAAAAGGACAGCACTCTAACTGAGCCG GTGGTAATGGCTCTACTAAAGTACTGGCCGAAGACTCACAGTCCCAAGGAAGTGATGTTCCTCAACGAGCTGGAGGAGATCCTGGACGTCATTGAGCCCTCTGAGTTTGTTAAAGTGCAGGAACCTCTTTTCAGACAGCTGGCCAAGTGTGTGTCCAGCCCACACTTTCAG GTGGCAGAGAGAGCTCTGTACTACTGGAACAACGAATACATCATGAGTCTGATCAGCGACAACGCAGCAAAGATCCTGCCGATTATGTTTCCTGCCCTCTACCGCAACTCTAAGACCCACTGGAACAA GACCATCCACGGCCTCATCTACAACGCTCTGAAGCTTTTCATGGAGATGAATCAGAAGCTCTTTGATGATTGCACACAGCAGTTCAGGGCCGAGAAAAACAA AGAGAAGGCAAAGTCTAAAGAACGTGAAGAGGCTTGGATCAAGATCGAGAACCTGGCCAAGTCAAATCCACAG TTGCAGCAAGACCAGCGGAAAGAGCGGCCTATGGTGCGACGCAAATCTGAGTTGCCTCAGGATATCTACACCACAAAAGCCTTGGAGTCCCACCGCAGAGCTGAAAACATGTTGACCACCCATGATGGACTCTAG
- the ppp2r5ca gene encoding serine/threonine-protein phosphatase 2A 56 kDa regulatory subunit gamma isoform isoform X4, with amino-acid sequence MRVKQPGSHSAAKREKRFSTSFFPLNANRELQQLLTLADVAPAEQEKLFIQKLRQCCVLFDFLSDPLSDLKWKEVKRAALSEMVEYITHNRNVITEPIYPEVVHMFAVNMFRTLPPSSNPTGAEFDPEEDEPTLEAAWPHLQLVYEFFLRFLESPDFQPNIAKKYIDQKFVMQLLDLFDSEDPRERDFLKTTLHRIYGKFLGLRAYIRKQINNIFYRFIYETEHHNGIAELLEILGSIINGFALPLKEEHKIFLLKVLLPLHKVKSLSVYHPQLAYCVVQFLEKDSTLTEPVVMALLKYWPKTHSPKEVMFLNELEEILDVIEPSEFVKVQEPLFRQLAKCVSSPHFQVAERALYYWNNEYIMSLISDNAAKILPIMFPALYRNSKTHWNKTIHGLIYNALKLFMEMNQKLFDDCTQQFRAEKNKEKAKSKEREEAWIKIENLAKSNPQSCSNGDGCPFDRRCSEVKKDS; translated from the exons ATGAGGGTGAAGCAGCCAGGGTCACACTCGGCCGCTAAGAGGGAGAAGAGGTTCAGCACTTCCTTTTTCCCTCTCAATGCTAACAGAGAGCTACAGCAACTACTTACACTGGCAG ATGTGGCCCCCGCAGAGCAGGAGAAGCTCTTCATCCAGAAGCTTCGCCAGTGCTGCGTTCTTTTTGACTTCCTGTCCGACCCGCTGAGCGACCTGAAATGGAAGGAAGTGAAGCGCGCGGCGCTGAGCGAAATGGTGGAGTACATCACCCACAACAGGAATGTCATCACAGAGCCCATCTACCCAGAGGTGGTGCACATG TTTGCAGTAAATATGTTCAGAACATTGCCTCCATCGTCCAACCCCACCGGAGCGGAGTTTGATCCAGAGGAAGACGAGCCAACACTTGAAGCTGCATGGCCACACCTCCAG CTCGTCTATGAATTTTTCCTTAGGTTTTTAGAATCGCCCGACTTTCAACCTAACATAGCAAAGAAATACATCGACCAGAAATTTGTTATGCAG CTCCTAGACCTATTTGACAGTGAGGatcccagagagagagacttcctcAAAACTACCCTCCACAGGATCTATGGAAAGTTCCTGGGGCTGAGAGCGTACATCAGAAAACAGATCAATAACATTTTCTATAG GTTTATCTATGAGACAGAGCACCATAATGGTATAGCTGAACTACTGGAAATACTTGGAAG CATAATCAATGGATTTGCCTTACCACTTAAAGAAGAGCACAAGATTTTTCTGTTGAAGGTTTTATTGCCTCTGCACAAAGTCAAATCACTCAGTGTCTACCATCCACAG CTGGCCTACTGCGTGGTGCAGTTTTTGGAAAAGGACAGCACTCTAACTGAGCCG GTGGTAATGGCTCTACTAAAGTACTGGCCGAAGACTCACAGTCCCAAGGAAGTGATGTTCCTCAACGAGCTGGAGGAGATCCTGGACGTCATTGAGCCCTCTGAGTTTGTTAAAGTGCAGGAACCTCTTTTCAGACAGCTGGCCAAGTGTGTGTCCAGCCCACACTTTCAG GTGGCAGAGAGAGCTCTGTACTACTGGAACAACGAATACATCATGAGTCTGATCAGCGACAACGCAGCAAAGATCCTGCCGATTATGTTTCCTGCCCTCTACCGCAACTCTAAGACCCACTGGAACAA GACCATCCACGGCCTCATCTACAACGCTCTGAAGCTTTTCATGGAGATGAATCAGAAGCTCTTTGATGATTGCACACAGCAGTTCAGGGCCGAGAAAAACAA AGAGAAGGCAAAGTCTAAAGAACGTGAAGAGGCTTGGATCAAGATCGAGAACCTGGCCAAGTCAAATCCACAG TCCTGTAGCAATGGAGACGGATGTCCCTTTGATAGAAGATGTTCTGAGGTTAAAAAAGACAGTTGA
- the ppp2r5ca gene encoding serine/threonine-protein phosphatase 2A 56 kDa regulatory subunit gamma isoform isoform X3 → MLTCNKSGDRMVVDAPNSNGPFQPVALMHFRDVAPAEQEKLFIQKLRQCCVLFDFLSDPLSDLKWKEVKRAALSEMVEYITHNRNVITEPIYPEVVHMFAVNMFRTLPPSSNPTGAEFDPEEDEPTLEAAWPHLQLVYEFFLRFLESPDFQPNIAKKYIDQKFVMQLLDLFDSEDPRERDFLKTTLHRIYGKFLGLRAYIRKQINNIFYRFIYETEHHNGIAELLEILGSIINGFALPLKEEHKIFLLKVLLPLHKVKSLSVYHPQLAYCVVQFLEKDSTLTEPVVMALLKYWPKTHSPKEVMFLNELEEILDVIEPSEFVKVQEPLFRQLAKCVSSPHFQVAERALYYWNNEYIMSLISDNAAKILPIMFPALYRNSKTHWNKTIHGLIYNALKLFMEMNQKLFDDCTQQFRAEKNKEKAKSKEREEAWIKIENLAKSNPQFFMYVDSSDLNSPVAMETDVPLIEDVLRLKKTVEEGATQLQQDQRKERPMVRRKSELPQDIYTTKALESHRRAENMLTTHDGL, encoded by the exons ATGTTGACATGCAATAAATCTGGAGACAGGATGGTTGTGGATGCACCTAATTCCAATGGGCCTTTTCAGCCGGTGGCTCTTATGCACTTCAGAG ATGTGGCCCCCGCAGAGCAGGAGAAGCTCTTCATCCAGAAGCTTCGCCAGTGCTGCGTTCTTTTTGACTTCCTGTCCGACCCGCTGAGCGACCTGAAATGGAAGGAAGTGAAGCGCGCGGCGCTGAGCGAAATGGTGGAGTACATCACCCACAACAGGAATGTCATCACAGAGCCCATCTACCCAGAGGTGGTGCACATG TTTGCAGTAAATATGTTCAGAACATTGCCTCCATCGTCCAACCCCACCGGAGCGGAGTTTGATCCAGAGGAAGACGAGCCAACACTTGAAGCTGCATGGCCACACCTCCAG CTCGTCTATGAATTTTTCCTTAGGTTTTTAGAATCGCCCGACTTTCAACCTAACATAGCAAAGAAATACATCGACCAGAAATTTGTTATGCAG CTCCTAGACCTATTTGACAGTGAGGatcccagagagagagacttcctcAAAACTACCCTCCACAGGATCTATGGAAAGTTCCTGGGGCTGAGAGCGTACATCAGAAAACAGATCAATAACATTTTCTATAG GTTTATCTATGAGACAGAGCACCATAATGGTATAGCTGAACTACTGGAAATACTTGGAAG CATAATCAATGGATTTGCCTTACCACTTAAAGAAGAGCACAAGATTTTTCTGTTGAAGGTTTTATTGCCTCTGCACAAAGTCAAATCACTCAGTGTCTACCATCCACAG CTGGCCTACTGCGTGGTGCAGTTTTTGGAAAAGGACAGCACTCTAACTGAGCCG GTGGTAATGGCTCTACTAAAGTACTGGCCGAAGACTCACAGTCCCAAGGAAGTGATGTTCCTCAACGAGCTGGAGGAGATCCTGGACGTCATTGAGCCCTCTGAGTTTGTTAAAGTGCAGGAACCTCTTTTCAGACAGCTGGCCAAGTGTGTGTCCAGCCCACACTTTCAG GTGGCAGAGAGAGCTCTGTACTACTGGAACAACGAATACATCATGAGTCTGATCAGCGACAACGCAGCAAAGATCCTGCCGATTATGTTTCCTGCCCTCTACCGCAACTCTAAGACCCACTGGAACAA GACCATCCACGGCCTCATCTACAACGCTCTGAAGCTTTTCATGGAGATGAATCAGAAGCTCTTTGATGATTGCACACAGCAGTTCAGGGCCGAGAAAAACAA AGAGAAGGCAAAGTCTAAAGAACGTGAAGAGGCTTGGATCAAGATCGAGAACCTGGCCAAGTCAAATCCACAG TTCTTTATGTATGTTGATTCCTCTGACCTCAATAGTCCTGTAGCAATGGAGACGGATGTCCCTTTGATAGAAGATGTTCTGAGGTTAAAAAAGACAGTTGAGGAAGGCGCGACTCAG TTGCAGCAAGACCAGCGGAAAGAGCGGCCTATGGTGCGACGCAAATCTGAGTTGCCTCAGGATATCTACACCACAAAAGCCTTGGAGTCCCACCGCAGAGCTGAAAACATGTTGACCACCCATGATGGACTCTAG
- the ppp2r5ca gene encoding serine/threonine-protein phosphatase 2A 56 kDa regulatory subunit gamma isoform isoform X2, which translates to MRVKQPGSHSAAKREKRFSTSFFPLNANRELQQLLTLADVAPAEQEKLFIQKLRQCCVLFDFLSDPLSDLKWKEVKRAALSEMVEYITHNRNVITEPIYPEVVHMFAVNMFRTLPPSSNPTGAEFDPEEDEPTLEAAWPHLQLVYEFFLRFLESPDFQPNIAKKYIDQKFVMQLLDLFDSEDPRERDFLKTTLHRIYGKFLGLRAYIRKQINNIFYRFIYETEHHNGIAELLEILGSIINGFALPLKEEHKIFLLKVLLPLHKVKSLSVYHPQLAYCVVQFLEKDSTLTEPVVMALLKYWPKTHSPKEVMFLNELEEILDVIEPSEFVKVQEPLFRQLAKCVSSPHFQVAERALYYWNNEYIMSLISDNAAKILPIMFPALYRNSKTHWNKTIHGLIYNALKLFMEMNQKLFDDCTQQFRAEKNKEKAKSKEREEAWIKIENLAKSNPQLQQDQRKERPMVRRKSELPQDIYTTKALESHRRAENMLTTHDGL; encoded by the exons ATGAGGGTGAAGCAGCCAGGGTCACACTCGGCCGCTAAGAGGGAGAAGAGGTTCAGCACTTCCTTTTTCCCTCTCAATGCTAACAGAGAGCTACAGCAACTACTTACACTGGCAG ATGTGGCCCCCGCAGAGCAGGAGAAGCTCTTCATCCAGAAGCTTCGCCAGTGCTGCGTTCTTTTTGACTTCCTGTCCGACCCGCTGAGCGACCTGAAATGGAAGGAAGTGAAGCGCGCGGCGCTGAGCGAAATGGTGGAGTACATCACCCACAACAGGAATGTCATCACAGAGCCCATCTACCCAGAGGTGGTGCACATG TTTGCAGTAAATATGTTCAGAACATTGCCTCCATCGTCCAACCCCACCGGAGCGGAGTTTGATCCAGAGGAAGACGAGCCAACACTTGAAGCTGCATGGCCACACCTCCAG CTCGTCTATGAATTTTTCCTTAGGTTTTTAGAATCGCCCGACTTTCAACCTAACATAGCAAAGAAATACATCGACCAGAAATTTGTTATGCAG CTCCTAGACCTATTTGACAGTGAGGatcccagagagagagacttcctcAAAACTACCCTCCACAGGATCTATGGAAAGTTCCTGGGGCTGAGAGCGTACATCAGAAAACAGATCAATAACATTTTCTATAG GTTTATCTATGAGACAGAGCACCATAATGGTATAGCTGAACTACTGGAAATACTTGGAAG CATAATCAATGGATTTGCCTTACCACTTAAAGAAGAGCACAAGATTTTTCTGTTGAAGGTTTTATTGCCTCTGCACAAAGTCAAATCACTCAGTGTCTACCATCCACAG CTGGCCTACTGCGTGGTGCAGTTTTTGGAAAAGGACAGCACTCTAACTGAGCCG GTGGTAATGGCTCTACTAAAGTACTGGCCGAAGACTCACAGTCCCAAGGAAGTGATGTTCCTCAACGAGCTGGAGGAGATCCTGGACGTCATTGAGCCCTCTGAGTTTGTTAAAGTGCAGGAACCTCTTTTCAGACAGCTGGCCAAGTGTGTGTCCAGCCCACACTTTCAG GTGGCAGAGAGAGCTCTGTACTACTGGAACAACGAATACATCATGAGTCTGATCAGCGACAACGCAGCAAAGATCCTGCCGATTATGTTTCCTGCCCTCTACCGCAACTCTAAGACCCACTGGAACAA GACCATCCACGGCCTCATCTACAACGCTCTGAAGCTTTTCATGGAGATGAATCAGAAGCTCTTTGATGATTGCACACAGCAGTTCAGGGCCGAGAAAAACAA AGAGAAGGCAAAGTCTAAAGAACGTGAAGAGGCTTGGATCAAGATCGAGAACCTGGCCAAGTCAAATCCACAG TTGCAGCAAGACCAGCGGAAAGAGCGGCCTATGGTGCGACGCAAATCTGAGTTGCCTCAGGATATCTACACCACAAAAGCCTTGGAGTCCCACCGCAGAGCTGAAAACATGTTGACCACCCATGATGGACTCTAG
- the ppp2r5ca gene encoding serine/threonine-protein phosphatase 2A 56 kDa regulatory subunit gamma isoform isoform X1: MRVKQPGSHSAAKREKRFSTSFFPLNANRELQQLLTLADVAPAEQEKLFIQKLRQCCVLFDFLSDPLSDLKWKEVKRAALSEMVEYITHNRNVITEPIYPEVVHMFAVNMFRTLPPSSNPTGAEFDPEEDEPTLEAAWPHLQLVYEFFLRFLESPDFQPNIAKKYIDQKFVMQLLDLFDSEDPRERDFLKTTLHRIYGKFLGLRAYIRKQINNIFYRFIYETEHHNGIAELLEILGSIINGFALPLKEEHKIFLLKVLLPLHKVKSLSVYHPQLAYCVVQFLEKDSTLTEPVVMALLKYWPKTHSPKEVMFLNELEEILDVIEPSEFVKVQEPLFRQLAKCVSSPHFQVAERALYYWNNEYIMSLISDNAAKILPIMFPALYRNSKTHWNKTIHGLIYNALKLFMEMNQKLFDDCTQQFRAEKNKEKAKSKEREEAWIKIENLAKSNPQFFMYVDSSDLNSPVAMETDVPLIEDVLRLKKTVEEGATQLQQDQRKERPMVRRKSELPQDIYTTKALESHRRAENMLTTHDGL; the protein is encoded by the exons ATGAGGGTGAAGCAGCCAGGGTCACACTCGGCCGCTAAGAGGGAGAAGAGGTTCAGCACTTCCTTTTTCCCTCTCAATGCTAACAGAGAGCTACAGCAACTACTTACACTGGCAG ATGTGGCCCCCGCAGAGCAGGAGAAGCTCTTCATCCAGAAGCTTCGCCAGTGCTGCGTTCTTTTTGACTTCCTGTCCGACCCGCTGAGCGACCTGAAATGGAAGGAAGTGAAGCGCGCGGCGCTGAGCGAAATGGTGGAGTACATCACCCACAACAGGAATGTCATCACAGAGCCCATCTACCCAGAGGTGGTGCACATG TTTGCAGTAAATATGTTCAGAACATTGCCTCCATCGTCCAACCCCACCGGAGCGGAGTTTGATCCAGAGGAAGACGAGCCAACACTTGAAGCTGCATGGCCACACCTCCAG CTCGTCTATGAATTTTTCCTTAGGTTTTTAGAATCGCCCGACTTTCAACCTAACATAGCAAAGAAATACATCGACCAGAAATTTGTTATGCAG CTCCTAGACCTATTTGACAGTGAGGatcccagagagagagacttcctcAAAACTACCCTCCACAGGATCTATGGAAAGTTCCTGGGGCTGAGAGCGTACATCAGAAAACAGATCAATAACATTTTCTATAG GTTTATCTATGAGACAGAGCACCATAATGGTATAGCTGAACTACTGGAAATACTTGGAAG CATAATCAATGGATTTGCCTTACCACTTAAAGAAGAGCACAAGATTTTTCTGTTGAAGGTTTTATTGCCTCTGCACAAAGTCAAATCACTCAGTGTCTACCATCCACAG CTGGCCTACTGCGTGGTGCAGTTTTTGGAAAAGGACAGCACTCTAACTGAGCCG GTGGTAATGGCTCTACTAAAGTACTGGCCGAAGACTCACAGTCCCAAGGAAGTGATGTTCCTCAACGAGCTGGAGGAGATCCTGGACGTCATTGAGCCCTCTGAGTTTGTTAAAGTGCAGGAACCTCTTTTCAGACAGCTGGCCAAGTGTGTGTCCAGCCCACACTTTCAG GTGGCAGAGAGAGCTCTGTACTACTGGAACAACGAATACATCATGAGTCTGATCAGCGACAACGCAGCAAAGATCCTGCCGATTATGTTTCCTGCCCTCTACCGCAACTCTAAGACCCACTGGAACAA GACCATCCACGGCCTCATCTACAACGCTCTGAAGCTTTTCATGGAGATGAATCAGAAGCTCTTTGATGATTGCACACAGCAGTTCAGGGCCGAGAAAAACAA AGAGAAGGCAAAGTCTAAAGAACGTGAAGAGGCTTGGATCAAGATCGAGAACCTGGCCAAGTCAAATCCACAG TTCTTTATGTATGTTGATTCCTCTGACCTCAATAGTCCTGTAGCAATGGAGACGGATGTCCCTTTGATAGAAGATGTTCTGAGGTTAAAAAAGACAGTTGAGGAAGGCGCGACTCAG TTGCAGCAAGACCAGCGGAAAGAGCGGCCTATGGTGCGACGCAAATCTGAGTTGCCTCAGGATATCTACACCACAAAAGCCTTGGAGTCCCACCGCAGAGCTGAAAACATGTTGACCACCCATGATGGACTCTAG